The sequence GTGGGCACGGCGAAACCCCCATCGCAATTCAGCTCAaccaaaaaacaaaaaagcgCGCAACGCCCCTAAAGCAAAACGACCCTTCAAATAGCCCGCTCACAGCAGCTGTCCCCTTCCCCCAGTGCAAATGAAGCATCAGTCATGTCGTCGTCGCAGAGATCAGCAGCGGACCTGGATACCTCCCGAACAAAGCCCCACCGGCCGTTCCAGGAGGATCATGCTGCTGTCCAGCGACTCGAAGAGGCCATCTCGCATCCGGGATCCGTGAAGATTAACGTGAAGGGCGCCTTCATCGTCGACGAACAGCCAACGGAGCAGAGCCGTGTTGTTTTCGACTGCCGGGACGGAATTCACTACGAGCACAAGGATATCCGGCTACCCCATCACACCGATGTCGTCAGTCACGTTGCTGTCGATGTAAGCCCCCTTTCCTCTTGTCCCACTCTGCTCTCTGAACCCCTTCCAGAGCTGCGGCTCCATGCAGCTTTTACCCGTGACCGCGTGTTGGTTAAAAATAGCTTACCTCTTCGCCACCCTAGATCGGAGGGTCGCTAGCGAAACTCGTCTACTTCTCCCCGGAGCTTGGCTCTTCGGCCGACGGCGGCAGGCTGAACTTCCTGAACTTCGAGACCGAGCGCATCGACCTGTGTATCGATTTCTTAAAACAATTAAAAGAGAACCACAGGAAGCTCAATGGCTCGGCTCCAGGTCCCCTCTGCATCATGGCCACCGGAGGAGGTGCGTACAAATACTACGATCGGCTAAAGGAGGAACTGGGAGTGGACATTATCAGAGAAGATGAGATGGAGTGTTTAATAATTGGTACAGTATCCGTCTGATGAGTTGATGAATCGCTTGAAACTCATAGGTCTTGTATAGGGCTGGATTTTTTTATCACAGAAATTCCGAACGAGGTCTTCACCTACAGCGAGACATCACCCATGGAGTTCGCTGAGGCACGACCGGACGTCTATCCTTACCTCTTGGTGAATATTGGATCCGGAGTATCGATGGTCAAAGTCTCCGCTCCCAGAAGGTTTGAACGTGTCGGGGGCACATCGCTCGGTGGGGGCACTTTCTGGGGGCTGATGTCCCTACTGACTGGTGCCCGAACATTCGACGAAATGTTAGCAATGGCGGAACTGGGAGATAATAGCGGAGTCGACATGCTGGTTGGCGACATCTACGGGACCGACTATACAAAGATTGGGCTCAAGTCGTCAACCATCGCCAGCACCTTTGGCAAGGTTTTTAAGATGCAGCGCCTTGCAGAACGCAGTGCCCAGGGTAGCGAATGCCTTTGCGAAAGTGATTCGGAGTCCGAACGGGATGTCTCGCAATTCCGCCGTGAGGATATTAGCCGAAGTTTGCTTTTTGCTATCAGGTACGTCCCCGTAACTCCAGCACACTACCTTTTCATAGTCTAGCCTTTGAAAGCTGACAGTCTCTAGTAATAACATTGGCCAAATTGCCTACTTACAATCAGAAAAACATCAGATCAAACACATCTACTTTGGTGGCTCCTTCATACGGGGTCACCGCCAGACCATGAACACCCTATCATATGCTATCCGATTCTGGTCCAAGGGAGAAAAACAAGCTTATTTCCTTCGCCACGAAGGCTATCTTGGTGCTGTTGGAGCATTCTTGAAGCGGCAACCCCAAGATTGGGGTCGCCGTCGGAGTATTGAAAACACGGCGGCCACCCGATTCGCCGCCTATCGGGAGGAATTGCGAAGTGCCACAAAGAACGGGACAGAGCTGCCACCCACGTAATTAATTGGATCTCAAGCCCTTCCCCTTCATTCAGCTAACCTTTTTTTGGCGCCGTCTTTGTGCCTTTTTATTTGGCATGCATGCGTGTGAAACGATATACTGGATTGTTGGATTTCCAAAAGATTCCCCTAGATCTTTGCTTTATTATTTTCATGtgtcaatttttttttttctactTAAATAGGTTGCATGCTAGAGGTGCCAAACCAGTGGCTGAATGTTGACATGTTTCTTCATCCATCTGCTGAACATTGATTCTTGTTGGGATTCCCCGGTGTCGAGTAAATGTTGCTTGGGTCAGGGGCAACTAACTAATCTTCGTGTCATGACTTTCCGTATCATGACTCTTGGCTACTTTAACATACATCATActcccgtactccgtactatgATTCACTTTCCAAATTCAAGAAGGGATCGAGTATTTTTAGATCTTATCGCGATTGTGATACTTTCGGGACCATGATCCAGATTCCAGCCGTCATTAGCTGCCAGTAAATGTCGGGACCCCATTCAAGTCACATGTCATTCATACCCGCTTGTAGGGTTTGCAATTTGAAATCCAGGCGGAGAAATGTCACAATGTGGCATTCATCCAAACCCGTGTTTAAAACCTTCTCGCTggttttttttattcttcaTCCTACCTTACTCTTGAGCAGGCTTCCCTTGTCTCAGGATGCTCGACGACACCTAGCCAAGCCTTTCAGCGACAATTCGAGCAAATAGGCTCCCACCAGGTTCCTACGGGACTGGAAGTTCCAGAGGATTAGCGGTGAAGCTGCTCTTGGGTCGAATCCTATTGCAGAACATCTGATTAGGAATGAAGTTCACGGTTTTAACTGCAGAATGATATACATCTCCGGTAAATCCAAAAAGAAGTAAGGATTAGGAGAGAGACAGTGAACTTGGATGGCAGAAAATGAGAGAAAGGCGCAGCTGAACTGCTAAATTCGCCTGAATTATCCATTGCAGGGTAACCATATCCTTGTTTTCGGGAATATGGGGTATCCAAAACTTTGGAAAGATCTTGCAAACATGGTCCAGGTCAGTTGCTAACATTGCACAGATTCTCATCAGACTGCCCTAGTATAGGATAAGTGGATTCCCAACAAGACATTCAACAGACTTTACAGGCACGAAACCCCAGAATGGGGAAGTGGCTACAAAAGTGGCTACCGATACGGAGCCGACTCACATCGAATTGAGGTGCCTATGCAAATGTGAGACATCAAAGCGAATCGAAACATCATTCCACACATCCCTAGACGGTAAACTTGCAGTTTACTGTCACTCGATATGTTTCCACTATCTCATTAGAGAAATTGAACCTGGTAAAATAGACAAATGTCGGTCAGCTAACCGCCTATCCACCCCATGTGGACCGGGTTGCATTGTTGGCTTCAAAATATGCAGCAATGTCAGCTTCTGGGGCGTCCCGTGTGATTCCAAGAACGATTGCAACCCGTACCCTCTTTGACCTCCGGAGGTTGTATCTTTAAAGGCCCCGGGGAATTTTTGTCGTCTGATACTTTGAACCAGGCTGCCAAATCTCGCTTATCTGGCCTTCCTGGGGCCTATTGCATCAAGTGGCCCTATGGGTATCCAATTACCAGTTGGGATGACACGGATACCATGTTTTGGCCGTAGAATATTTCCTCTAGGAACCCTGTCGATGCTCACCTGTCGCGCTTTTAGAGTAGTCCATGCAGATGCTGGAAACAAGGATGATAGATCGGGTGGAATGGTAGAAATGACAGAGGCTGTCACGTTGTGAACATGCTATGCGTTCGAGTTCCGAGCTCGTCCGCCGTATTTTCCTTGGCCCGTCGCTTTTAAAGGGGTATTAAGGGTTCCATCAAAGAAAGGTTTCCAGGAAATCCAGGCGCATACGATGTGACTTGGTTGTATATTACTGGCTTGACCAGTCCTACCCGCGCATCCAAGGGCTTTCATTTCCTGTCAGTGCATATCTGCAGGCTGCGATTTACCATGAGGTGTCGTGACAGATTTCCTTGTAATCGATTGAGTGTCCCTGTAGGGTCGTTATGAAAGCGACTATGCATAGGTCCGCCGGGATCATGACTCCATTCGGGGCATCGCCGCTCCACCTCGCTTATTAGAATTCATGGCACACAAGCGAAGACGGAATGTGACTCGAGCATTTGAGGTCGTCGTGCAATATCGTGTTGGCATGGGATATATCGGGACCTTCGTGGATGTAATTGCCAGTATGTAACTCAAGCTGTGATGTTTATGGCGACCATAATGGTTCCCTGAAGAGACTCACCAAGCCCGAGGCTCTCGAATGCCTGTGCATGCCAAGGAATAGGCATGGGAAAAGTACCATGGTACTCAATAGCTTGAAAAGGAAAGCAGAAAGCAAAGTTAGTTAACGGTTAGGGTTCCCGGTATCCAGATCCTTGGCCCAGAGCAAGTACAACATATCGCCCAGAGCCAATATCATTCACCAGACCAAGGCTAGACCCATCGAGCCATTCAAGTATCGCCTGCCCAGATATTTTGGCCATGGGCACTGCGGCTTTCCGGGATGTATGAGGGAATCTGACGCGCAGTGGGATGCACGGATTATGTATTCTGTATGATTTCTAGAGGAGGCTGGACACATGGGAGTTTAAACGTTTACCAAAAGCGCCTTACCGTAACAAAATTGCAGGCTGTAGTCCTAATAGAGTGGTGCTAAAATGAAGGGTTGTCCATGCTTTGGTTGACGGATAGGTGATAAAGCATTGAAATCCCTGTGCGGGCCAATATAAGCATTCTGCAAGGGAGATCAGGGAACTTCCTTGGTATCCACTAGCTTGGTTGCAAAAAGTAGGTATAGACGAGTCTTTCGTTTGGGGGGGTGGCCCGTGAAACTTTTGTGTGCCTCCGCATATGCAGTAAAGTGCCTCAATCATGCCTGCCACGGTGCCCCCGGGAATGGACTGGCCGAAACAATCTGATCACTGCTCAATGCCGGCACAGTTCTTGATTCATCTTAAGAGTCGAGCTCTGGGCTTGCCAATTGCGCTCATGACTTCGTATTGGTGTTACATCCGGCCAGGTTTAAGCTAAGAAGATGGCCGAACGAGTCGATTTCCCACAAAGAGGTATCGATGATGGCTTTACGCAGAACGAACTGCAGACACGACCGCTCCTCGTTCTAGGCCGGTGGAAAAAGTATTAAAGGGCCGTCATCTCCCACACAGGATTTCAGAGATCAtggtctttttttcttcgaTTTCCACAAGGTAAGGATTCAAACAAGTTTTTATAGTGCCACCAGCTCAGGATATCTAACTGGAGCTTGTGCATTAGAGTTAAGAAGAAAAGTTTAAACGTTCAATCATGCGCGTTGCCGCAACAACACCGCAGGCTCTCGAGCTTCTGCACAGTATCGCTGCTACAGCAATATCTTGGTCATCCGGTCGACTTGACGTGTTTGGCCTGGGGACCAACAATGCCCTATACCACAAATGGTATCAAAGACAATGGGGTCCTTCCCAGAACGACTGGGAGTACCTTGGAGGTACCTTCAGCAGCCAGCCAACCGCAGTCTCCTGGGGAGACGACAGAATCGACATTTTTGGCCTAGGCACCAATAACCAAATGTACCATAAGTATTGGGACGGATCTGCTTGGGGTCCTTCCACTACCGGGTACGAAAACTTGGGAGGCGTTTTCAGTTCCCGCCCATCAGCTGTCTCATGGGCCGAAAATCGACTCGATATCTTCGGGCTTGGAACAAACAACCAAATGTACCACAAATGGTGGAACGGCGCTCGATGGGGACCATCACAGACGGATTGGGAGAATCTTGGAGGCGTGTTCAGCAGCCCTCCAAGCGCGGTCTCCTGGGGCCCAAATCGAATTGATATCTTCGGCTTAGGTACCGATAACCGGATGTACCACAAATGGTGGGATGGCTCTCGCTGGGGGCCATCGCAGACTGGTTGGGAAAATCTCGGTGGAGTCTTCAACAGCCAGCCGGTCGCCGTGGCCTGGAGTGCCAATCGACTCGATATTTTCGGAGTCGGTACGGACAATGCCTTGTATCACAAATGGTGGGATGGATCTCGATGGGGTCCGTCGACGACTGGGTGGGAAAACCTCGGTGGCGTTTTGACTAGCCCTCCAGCAGTTGTCTCGTGGGCAGCCAACCGGCTTGATATTTTCGGAATTGGGACCGACAACCAAATGTATCACAAATGGTGGGATGGCTCGAGATGGAATGATTGGGAGGCTCTCGGTGGCGTCTTCAACAGCGCACCAGCAGCTGTCTCTTGGGGCCGGGGACGACTCGATATATTTGGTCTAGGAACAAATAACGCCATGTTCCACAAGTGGTTCGATGGAAGATGGGGCCCATCGATAACTGGATGGGAATCACTTGGCGGTACATTCACCTCGTCCTAAATATCAGGAAGCACTCCACACTCCATAGCCCTGCACTCGGCTTTCAAAGCAGATTCCTGCTCATAGTTTTTCGCTTGGTTCTTAATGCTGAAGCACAATTATCCTGGGTCACGGGTAGCGCCAGTGGCAGATTTGAGTGTTTATTGGTtagctactccgtagaaCGTTTAACAATGATATACTCTCTTTGAAATCGCAGAAATATAGGTCGTATAAATGGGTGATCCCAGCATAAAGTAGCAACCATCGAGCGCGCAGTCTTGTTTTAACGACCCTGTTCCTCGAGGAGATGTAAATGTCGACAACGAAGGTTCATGTGAAGCCACCTTTCAAGAACTATTCCCCTGGAATAACCTCATGCCTCCGGCTAGGCCATTGTCGGCATCGCTGGTCCTCTTCAACTGTAAATCCCTATTTGCTGGGTGGTGAAGGCGGTTGGCGCCCGACTGAGGTTTCTCACGTGATACAAGTATTTCCGCATTCACGTGATCCTTGCCCTGACGGCCTCCTGAGGTCATCTTGAAAGCTTCCCGTTATTTCGTGTCTggcaacaaaaaaaaaaagaagaaagaggacAAGTCTCCGTTCAGCGCCTTCATAGAGTCCTACTCGCTCCCAATATTTTACGAATCCCTTGAAAATGCCCAGGTAGTTGCAGATTTCTAGCCTCCGATGGCTAGTTCCCCTCCTCCACCAAACACCACCTCCCGCCCTCAATCCTTGGGCACTCCCGCGGCGCCAGTTCCTCCCCCCGTACCCGTTGAGACCCATCCGAATCGAGCAGGATTAAAGCCTCGCCCCCCTTTACGCCCTCCGCCGGATCCGAGCCGACTCGCACCGGAAGATGCTTACTTTGCTCACTCGCCCCCGCGATTGCGGCCGCTTAACCTCCCGAACAACCATGCGGCAAGCAACCCTGACCTGCTTAACCGGGTTGTTGCAACACCTGCGGCGGTAGCTGCGTTGAGACCGCCGCCAGCTGTACCCGGCACGAAACCAAAAGCTACGGGGGAGGCGCGGCGAGACCGCGGGCGCAGTCGGAGGAGAAAGCGGCAGTGGAAGAAGTTGTTATGGGTGAAGCAGTCCTGTAAGTCTCATGTTGATTTTTATTCAGAACCCCAAATCCGGCCCATGGCACAGGATATGCTTCTAGAACTTGATCTGCGTGCTATTTCCTATCTCTAACTGGCTATACAACATTTAGACCCAGATAATTACACAGACACGGAGACGTTCCTCGACCATTTGCAACGAAATCCCAGATTACGACCCTACGATTTCTGGCCACTAGTGGCCGATTTTACCGTTATTGTGCAACATGTTTGCTCTGTTATAATATTTGTTTGCTGCTTTTCTGCCATTTTTCAAGAGCGTGTTAGTCCAGTGTCGGTGGTCAGCTGGGCGACCCTATGTACGAtattctgctggtgtctttgGGATTACTGGGAGGGAAAGGTTCAGATGGAATCCGCGCAATGTCAGCATGGTACGGTCGGCGATCCAGCAGACGACGGCTCAAGCTCCGGCTCTTTGTCCGGTTCCGCAGGAGACGACCGAAAAAGAAAGTCTACGGACAATGGGCTTGGGCTATCTCTAGATTTATCCAGTATAGGAAGCCCACCAAGCCGACAGAGTACTATGACCAGCTCATATTCTGACGATACATCTGCGACTTCTCTACACTCAACACGATCTTCGGTTTCCCCCCCGCCTCTCATGTCGAACAGTCCTAGCTGCTACCCTAGTCCTTCCAACATTATCCCCAAATCTCCTGGAGGAATAGCCATAAACTCTTTTCATGTACCCTATCTTCCCTCTCGCGCTACTCAACGTTTGATAACAGCAAAATCTGCGCTCCTCATCTTTTGTGCGCTC is a genomic window of Coccidioides posadasii str. Silveira chromosome 3, complete sequence containing:
- a CDS encoding uncharacterized protein (EggNog:ENOG410PFR3~COG:H~BUSCO:6926at33183), whose product is MSSSQRSAADLDTSRTKPHRPFQEDHAAVQRLEEAISHPGSVKINVKGAFIVDEQPTEQSRVVFDCRDGIHYEHKDIRLPHHTDVVSHVAVDIGGSLAKLVYFSPELGSSADGGRLNFLNFETERIDLCIDFLKQLKENHRKLNGSAPGPLCIMATGGGAYKYYDRLKEELGVDIIREDEMECLIIGLDFFITEIPNEVFTYSETSPMEFAEARPDVYPYLLVNIGSGVSMVKVSAPRRFERVGGTSLGGGTFWGLMSLLTGARTFDEMLAMAELGDNSGVDMLVGDIYGTDYTKIGLKSSTIASTFGKVFKMQRLAERSAQGSECLCESDSESERDVSQFRREDISRSLLFAISNNIGQIAYLQSEKHQIKHIYFGGSFIRGHRQTMNTLSYAIRFWSKGEKQAYFLRHEGYLGAVGAFLKRQPQDWGRRRSIENTAATRFAAYREELRSATKNGTELPPT
- a CDS encoding uncharacterized protein (EggNog:ENOG410PJK6~COG:S) → MRVAATTPQALELLHSIAATAISWSSGRLDVFGLGTNNALYHKWYQRQWGPSQNDWEYLGGTFSSQPTAVSWGDDRIDIFGLGTNNQMYHKYWDGSAWGPSTTGYENLGGVFSSRPSAVSWAENRLDIFGLGTNNQMYHKWWNGARWGPSQTDWENLGGVFSSPPSAVSWGPNRIDIFGLGTDNRMYHKWWDGSRWGPSQTGWENLGGVFNSQPVAVAWSANRLDIFGVGTDNALYHKWWDGSRWGPSTTGWENLGGVLTSPPAVVSWAANRLDIFGIGTDNQMYHKWWDGSRWNDWEALGGVFNSAPAAVSWGRGRLDIFGLGTNNAMFHKWFDGRWGPSITGWESLGGTFTSS
- a CDS encoding uncharacterized protein (EggNog:ENOG410PH39~COG:I~TransMembrane:8 (i164-192o198-219i350-369o381-400i421-441o447-464i476-495o501-525i)~BUSCO:7961at33183), whose translation is MASSPPPPNTTSRPQSLGTPAAPVPPPVPVETHPNRAGLKPRPPLRPPPDPSRLAPEDAYFAHSPPRLRPLNLPNNHAASNPDLLNRVVATPAAVAALRPPPAVPGTKPKATGEARRDRGRSRRRKRQWKKLLWVKQSYPDNYTDTETFLDHLQRNPRLRPYDFWPLVADFTVIVQHVCSVIIFVCCFSAIFQERVSPVSVVSWATLCTIFCWCLWDYWEGKVQMESAQCQHGTVGDPADDGSSSGSLSGSAGDDRKRKSTDNGLGLSLDLSSIGSPPSRQSTMTSSYSDDTSATSLHSTRSSVSPPPLMSNSPSCYPSPSNIIPKSPGGIAINSFHVPYLPSRATQRLITAKSALLIFCALQGLSPILKSLTKSTTSDSIWAMSCWLMIINVFFFDYGSGTKENQNLSNNTGAGAVAAKFPASLSTNAALMASTVLASRLKSTTHVFSLTLFSIEVFGLFPVFRRHLRAISWRGHVLLTVSLVIAAGAAVGVTLKGGYKGMILGILIGAPSTALAMGGCSWWLIRLQKYKNVVAGPWDQAKPILRRHWD